A window of the Serratia sarumanii genome harbors these coding sequences:
- a CDS encoding DsrE/DsrF/TusD sulfur relay family protein, translating into MSSIVLIANGAAYGHESLFNALRLAIAMKEQQSSLDLRLFLMSDAVVAGLAGQQPHEGYHLQQMLEILTAQQVPVKLCKTCADARGVSRLPLADGVAIGTLVELAQWTLAAEKVLTF; encoded by the coding sequence ATGTCATCCATCGTTCTCATCGCCAATGGCGCCGCCTATGGCCATGAATCCTTGTTCAATGCGCTGCGGTTGGCCATCGCCATGAAAGAGCAGCAGAGCAGTCTCGACCTGCGGCTATTTCTGATGTCCGATGCGGTGGTGGCCGGGCTGGCCGGGCAGCAGCCGCACGAGGGATACCACCTGCAGCAGATGCTGGAGATCCTCACCGCGCAGCAGGTGCCGGTCAAGCTGTGCAAGACCTGTGCCGACGCGCGCGGCGTCAGCCGCTTGCCGCTGGCGGACGGCGTGGCGATCGGTACGTTGGTCGAGCTGGCGCAGTGGACGCTGGCGGCGGAAAAAGTGCTGACTTTCTGA
- a CDS encoding metal ABC transporter permease: protein MMLWHGLIDPFLYFGFMRRALMACLALSLSAAPLGVFLLLRRMSLVGDALSHAVLPGAAIGYLISGMSLVAMGVGGFIAGLAVAMLSGLVSRRTPLKEDASFAGFYLGSLALGVTLVSLRGSSVDLLHVLFGSILAVDAQAMLMVGAIASVSLLALAALYRALVIESFDVTFLRVNAPRRLALIHGLFLALVVVNLVAGFQILGTLMSVGLMMLPAASARFWARNLPQTLATAMGIGALSSLIGLVWSYYASLPAGPAIVLSASVIFFVSILFGTRGGIYAFARR from the coding sequence ATGATGCTGTGGCATGGGCTTATCGATCCTTTCCTCTATTTCGGTTTTATGCGCCGCGCGCTCATGGCGTGCCTGGCGTTGTCGCTCAGCGCCGCCCCGCTGGGCGTGTTTTTGCTGCTGCGCCGCATGAGCCTGGTGGGGGATGCCTTGTCCCACGCGGTGTTGCCGGGCGCGGCGATCGGCTATCTGATCTCCGGTATGTCGCTGGTGGCGATGGGGGTGGGCGGCTTTATCGCCGGGCTGGCGGTGGCGATGCTGTCCGGCCTGGTGAGCCGCCGCACGCCGCTGAAAGAGGACGCCAGTTTCGCCGGGTTCTATCTGGGCTCACTGGCGCTGGGGGTCACGCTGGTCTCGCTGCGCGGCTCCAGCGTGGATCTGCTGCACGTGCTGTTCGGTTCGATCCTGGCGGTGGATGCGCAGGCGATGCTGATGGTCGGAGCGATCGCCTCGGTTTCGCTGCTGGCGCTGGCGGCGCTGTACCGTGCATTGGTGATCGAGTCCTTCGACGTCACGTTCCTGCGCGTCAACGCGCCGCGCCGGTTGGCGCTGATCCACGGCCTGTTTCTGGCGCTGGTGGTGGTCAATCTGGTGGCGGGATTCCAGATCCTCGGCACCCTGATGTCGGTGGGGCTGATGATGCTGCCCGCCGCCAGCGCGCGCTTCTGGGCGCGCAATCTGCCGCAGACGCTGGCGACGGCGATGGGCATCGGCGCGCTTTCCAGCCTGATTGGGTTGGTGTGGTCCTATTACGCTTCGCTGCCCGCCGGCCCGGCGATCGTGCTCAGCGCCAGCGTCATCTTTTTCGTCTCGATCCTGTTTGGAACGCGCGGAGGCATTTACGCCTTCGCGCGCCGTTGA
- the apt gene encoding adenine phosphoribosyltransferase translates to MTATAQQLQFIKDSIKTIPDYPKPGILFRDVTSLLENPLAYAASIELLVERYREAGVTKVVGTEARGFLFGAPVALALGVGFVPVRKPGKLPRATLSESYELEYGTDKLEIHTDAITAGDKVLVVDDLLATGGTIEATTKLIRRLGGEVNDAAFIINLPDLGGEARLNKLGIDCYCLVDFAGH, encoded by the coding sequence ATGACCGCTACTGCGCAGCAGCTTCAGTTTATTAAAGACAGTATCAAAACCATCCCGGATTATCCGAAGCCGGGCATCCTGTTCCGCGACGTGACCAGCCTGCTGGAAAACCCGTTGGCCTACGCCGCCAGCATCGAGCTGCTGGTTGAGCGCTATCGCGAAGCGGGCGTGACCAAGGTGGTGGGTACCGAAGCGCGTGGTTTCCTGTTCGGCGCGCCCGTCGCGCTGGCGTTGGGCGTCGGTTTCGTGCCGGTGCGCAAACCGGGCAAACTGCCGCGCGCCACGCTCAGCGAAAGCTATGAGCTGGAGTACGGCACCGACAAGCTGGAGATCCACACCGACGCCATCACCGCGGGTGACAAAGTGCTGGTGGTGGACGATCTGCTGGCGACCGGCGGCACCATCGAAGCGACCACCAAACTGATCCGCCGCCTGGGCGGTGAAGTGAACGACGCCGCATTCATCATCAACCTGCCGGATCTGGGCGGGGAAGCGCGTCTGAACAAGCTGGGCATCGACTGCTACTGCCTGGTGGACTTCGCCGGCCATTGA
- the priC gene encoding primosomal replication protein PriC encodes MSTQRLLQVLAQQIAALAAEVTPRGDVPIPQARFDAALFANRGTRLRDYLAEVEKNFAQLQSAANDSRTSQVAFLAEKLVAQIAALQRELATQALRRKNQPKEAPEADLYHKLAEHQDYERRLIAMIQDRESLLGRQTTLAAQQKLQHELAALEGRLMRCRQALARIERNIERKENGF; translated from the coding sequence GTGAGCACTCAGCGTCTATTACAGGTGTTGGCACAGCAGATCGCGGCGCTGGCAGCCGAAGTGACCCCGCGCGGCGACGTTCCGATCCCGCAGGCGCGCTTCGACGCCGCCCTGTTCGCCAACCGCGGCACGCGGCTGCGCGACTACCTGGCCGAGGTGGAGAAGAATTTCGCCCAGCTGCAAAGCGCCGCCAACGACAGCCGTACCAGCCAGGTAGCCTTTCTGGCCGAAAAACTGGTGGCTCAGATCGCCGCCCTGCAGCGCGAGTTGGCCACCCAGGCGCTGCGGCGCAAGAACCAGCCGAAAGAAGCCCCCGAGGCCGATCTGTACCACAAGCTGGCCGAGCATCAGGACTACGAACGCCGGCTGATCGCCATGATTCAGGATCGGGAAAGCCTGCTCGGCCGCCAGACCACGCTGGCGGCGCAGCAAAAGCTGCAGCACGAGCTGGCGGCGCTGGAGGGGCGCCTGATGCGCTGCCGCCAGGCGCTGGCGCGCATCGAGCGCAATATCGAGCGCAAAGAAAACGGTTTTTGA
- a CDS encoding metal ABC transporter substrate-binding protein: MKRLPISLAVAALLASPLAMAKTVDAVASFSILGDIVKQVGGDHVKVSTLVGPDGDPHSFEPSPQDGKKLAQADVVFVSGLGLEGWIDRLVSASGYKGQVITASQGISTRQMEEEGKAITDPHAWNSMKNGVQYATNVMNALIAADPEDANYFRQRGAEYIQQLQKLDLWAKTQFAAVPPQKRKVLTSHDAFGYFGQEYGVTFLAPVGFSTEAEASASDVAGLIKQIKQEKVNAYFIENQTDPRLVKQIAAATGAKAGGELYPEALSRTGGPAATYEQAFKHNVDALLSSMK; encoded by the coding sequence ATGAAACGTTTACCTATATCGCTGGCGGTCGCTGCGCTGCTGGCCAGCCCATTGGCGATGGCGAAGACCGTCGACGCCGTCGCCAGCTTTTCCATTCTGGGCGATATCGTCAAACAGGTGGGGGGCGATCACGTCAAGGTCAGCACGCTGGTGGGGCCGGATGGCGATCCGCACAGTTTCGAGCCTTCGCCGCAGGACGGCAAAAAGTTGGCTCAGGCTGATGTGGTATTCGTCAGCGGACTGGGGCTGGAAGGGTGGATCGATCGCCTGGTCAGCGCTTCGGGTTATAAAGGGCAGGTGATCACCGCTTCACAGGGCATCAGCACCCGCCAGATGGAGGAGGAGGGCAAAGCGATTACCGATCCTCACGCCTGGAACAGCATGAAAAACGGCGTGCAGTACGCCACCAACGTGATGAACGCCCTGATTGCCGCCGATCCCGAGGATGCCAACTATTTTCGCCAGCGCGGTGCCGAATACATTCAGCAACTGCAAAAGCTGGACCTGTGGGCCAAAACCCAGTTCGCCGCAGTGCCGCCACAGAAACGTAAAGTGCTGACCAGCCATGATGCTTTTGGTTACTTTGGGCAAGAGTATGGCGTCACTTTCCTTGCCCCGGTCGGATTTTCCACCGAGGCCGAAGCCAGCGCCAGCGACGTGGCCGGCCTGATCAAGCAAATCAAACAGGAAAAGGTCAACGCTTACTTTATCGAGAATCAGACCGATCCGCGGTTGGTGAAACAGATTGCCGCCGCCACCGGCGCCAAGGCGGGCGGCGAGCTGTACCCTGAAGCGCTCTCCCGTACGGGCGGCCCGGCGGCCACCTATGAACAGGCGTTCAAACACAATGTCGACGCGCTGCTGAGCAGCATGAAGTAA
- a CDS encoding type B 50S ribosomal protein L31, translating into MKPGIHPDYRTVVFHDVSANAYFKVGSTIKTDRTIELDGESWPYVTLDVSSASHPYYTGKQKDYSKEGSTARFQQRFGRFIGNK; encoded by the coding sequence ATGAAACCCGGCATCCATCCCGATTACCGCACCGTGGTCTTCCACGACGTCAGCGCCAACGCCTACTTTAAAGTGGGATCGACCATCAAAACCGATCGCACCATCGAGCTGGACGGCGAAAGCTGGCCGTATGTCACCCTCGACGTCTCTTCCGCTTCGCATCCGTACTACACCGGCAAGCAGAAAGACTATTCCAAAGAAGGCAGCACGGCGCGCTTCCAGCAGCGCTTTGGCCGCTTTATCGGCAATAAGTAA
- the acrR gene encoding multidrug efflux transporter transcriptional repressor AcrR — MARKTKQQAQETRQQILDAAVREFSERGVAATSLTDIATAAGVTRGAIYWHFKNKVDLFNEVWESTEPKIDQLETEYQAKFPDNPLRVIREILIYILTSTVEDGRRRALMEIIFHKCEFVGEMMPLLDSRKVLYLAGYERIEAVLYNCIHHGQLPADLHTRRAAIILRGYITGLMENWLFMPESFDLRAEAEALVDAFLEMLQFCPTLRLKPDAATSDADRLPL; from the coding sequence ATGGCACGAAAAACCAAACAGCAGGCGCAAGAAACCCGACAGCAAATCCTTGATGCTGCGGTGAGAGAGTTCTCTGAACGTGGCGTTGCTGCAACGTCACTGACAGATATTGCCACCGCTGCCGGGGTTACGCGTGGAGCCATTTACTGGCACTTCAAGAATAAGGTAGACCTGTTTAATGAAGTTTGGGAATCTACCGAGCCGAAAATTGACCAGCTCGAAACAGAGTATCAGGCAAAGTTTCCCGATAATCCACTGCGGGTTATCCGAGAAATTCTGATTTACATTCTGACGTCTACGGTTGAAGACGGCCGTAGGCGGGCGTTGATGGAAATTATATTCCACAAATGCGAGTTTGTCGGTGAAATGATGCCGCTGCTGGATTCGCGCAAGGTGCTGTACCTCGCCGGCTACGAACGCATTGAAGCGGTGCTGTATAACTGCATTCACCACGGGCAATTACCCGCCGATTTACATACCCGCCGCGCGGCGATCATCCTGCGCGGTTATATTACCGGCCTGATGGAAAACTGGCTGTTTATGCCGGAAAGTTTCGATCTGCGGGCCGAAGCCGAAGCGCTGGTGGACGCGTTTTTGGAAATGCTGCAGTTTTGCCCCACCTTGCGCCTCAAACCCGACGCGGCGACGTCTGACGCCGACCGCCTTCCTTTATAA
- a CDS encoding metal ABC transporter ATP-binding protein, translating to MISLRQLAIGYGVTPLFPPLSGQFSAGSLTAVVGVNGAGKSTLLKTLAGLLPPLGGSLSFSGGKPPRRAYLPQQAELDRQFPIAVSDLVAMGCWPQSGMFGGMNRRAASQVNEALANVGMSALARSPVGELSGGQLQRVLFARLLVQPAPLILLDEPFTGIDSATTQILLQAIAQLHRQGKTVIAVLHDMSMVAEHFPQVLLLTPQACHWGAAERVLEQVPRYHAAERQPDLRAVAP from the coding sequence ATGATCTCCTTGCGCCAACTGGCGATAGGCTATGGCGTCACGCCGCTTTTCCCGCCGCTGAGCGGGCAGTTCAGCGCCGGTTCGTTAACCGCGGTGGTGGGCGTCAACGGGGCCGGGAAATCGACGTTGCTGAAAACGCTCGCCGGATTGTTGCCGCCGCTGGGCGGCAGTCTGAGTTTTAGCGGCGGCAAGCCACCGCGCAGGGCTTATCTACCGCAGCAGGCCGAGTTGGATCGGCAATTCCCGATCGCGGTAAGCGATCTGGTGGCGATGGGCTGTTGGCCGCAAAGCGGCATGTTCGGTGGCATGAACAGGCGCGCGGCAAGCCAGGTCAATGAGGCGCTGGCGAACGTTGGCATGAGCGCGCTGGCGCGCAGCCCGGTGGGCGAACTGTCCGGCGGCCAGCTGCAGCGGGTGCTGTTTGCGCGCCTGCTGGTTCAACCGGCGCCGCTGATTTTGCTGGATGAACCTTTCACCGGCATCGACAGCGCCACCACGCAGATCCTGCTGCAGGCGATCGCGCAACTGCATCGGCAGGGGAAAACGGTGATCGCCGTGCTGCACGATATGTCGATGGTCGCCGAGCATTTTCCACAGGTGCTGTTGCTGACGCCGCAGGCTTGCCACTGGGGCGCGGCCGAGCGGGTATTGGAACAGGTGCCGAGGTATCACGCCGCCGAACGGCAGCCGGATCTGCGGGCGGTGGCGCCATGA
- the ykgO gene encoding type B 50S ribosomal protein L36, with translation MQVLSSLRSAKNRHPDCKVVRRRGRIYVICKSNPRFKAVQGRKKKR, from the coding sequence ATGCAGGTATTGAGTTCATTGCGTTCGGCGAAAAATCGCCACCCGGATTGCAAAGTCGTGCGTCGTCGTGGCCGCATCTATGTGATCTGTAAAAGCAATCCGCGATTCAAAGCGGTACAGGGACGTAAGAAAAAGCGTTAA
- a CDS encoding DUF454 family protein, with translation MTRGLLIILGWLAVVLATLGVVLPLLPTTPFLLLAAWCFARSSPRFHHWLLHRSWFGPYLRHWQQHRALPPGAKWKAVLVIVLTFACSLWLVKIWWVRGLLLLMLVILLTFMLRLPVIDLPQQKQR, from the coding sequence ATGACGCGTGGGTTATTGATCATTTTGGGCTGGCTGGCGGTGGTGCTGGCGACGTTGGGCGTGGTGCTGCCGCTGTTGCCGACCACGCCGTTTCTGCTGTTGGCCGCCTGGTGTTTCGCCCGCTCTTCGCCGCGCTTTCATCACTGGCTGCTGCACCGCTCCTGGTTCGGCCCCTACCTGCGCCACTGGCAACAGCATCGCGCGCTGCCGCCGGGAGCGAAGTGGAAGGCGGTGCTGGTGATCGTGCTCACCTTCGCCTGTTCGCTGTGGCTGGTGAAAATCTGGTGGGTGCGCGGGCTGTTGCTGCTGATGCTGGTCATTTTGCTGACCTTTATGCTGCGCCTGCCGGTTATTGACCTGCCGCAACAAAAACAGCGCTGA
- the sdeY gene encoding multidrug efflux RND transporter permease subunit SdeY: MAKFFIDRPIFAWVIAIIVMLAGVLAIMKLPIAQYPTIAPPAVSISANYPGADAKTVQDTVTQIIEQNMNGIDNLMYMSSTSDSSGSVTITLTFESGTDPDIAQVQVQNKLSLATPLLPQEVQQQGLKVEKSSSSFLMVAGFVSDDPNMTQDDIADYVASNIKDPISRSSGVGEVQLFGAQYAMRIWLDPNKLNNYQLTTTDVTSAITEQNNQIAAGQLGGLPPVPGQQLNASIIAQTRLTSPEEFGKILLKVNTDGSQVRLRDVAHIERGAESYAVTARYNGKPAAGLGIKLATGANALNTAKGVKDELAKMTPFFPQGMKVVYPYDTTPFVKISINEVVKTLIEAIILVFLVMYLFLQNFRATLIPTIAVPVVLLGTFAILAAFGFSINTLTMFGMVLAIGLLVDDAIVVVENVERVMAEEGLPPKEATRKSMGQIQGALVGIAMVLSAVFVPMAFFGGSTGAIYRQFSITIVSAMALSVLVALILTPALCATMLKPIPKGDHGVKTGFFGWFNRMFEKSTHHYTDSVGNILRSTGRYLIIYLLIVVGMGLLFLRLPSSFLPDEDQGILLTMVQLPAGATESRTNKVLEEVSDYFLNKEKDNVVSVFTVAGFGFNGNGQNNGLAFVSLKDWGERPGSENKVEAIAGRAMGAFSQIKEGLVFPFNLPAIIELGTATGFDFELIDQGGLGHEKLTEARNQLLGMVAQHPDVLVGVRPNGLEDTPQFKLIVDQEKAKALGVSITTINSTLSTALGGSYVNDFIDRGRVKKVYVQADAPFRMLPEDINKWYVRGTSGQMVPFSAFSSAKWEYGSPRLERYNGLPSMEILGQAAPGKSTGEAMNLMEQLASKLPSGIGYDWTGMSYQERLSGNQAPALYAISILVVFLCLAALYESWSVPFSVMLVLPLGVIGALLAATMRGMNNDVYFQVGLLTTIGLSAKNAILIVEFAKDLMEKEGKGLIEATLEAVRMRLRPILMTSLAFILGVLPLVISSGAGSGAQNAVGTGVMGGMITATVLAIFFVPVFFVVVRRRFSKKNEDLEHSHPVEHH; the protein is encoded by the coding sequence ATGGCTAAGTTCTTTATAGACCGCCCAATTTTCGCCTGGGTAATCGCCATCATCGTCATGTTGGCGGGGGTGCTTGCAATAATGAAACTGCCTATTGCGCAGTATCCCACTATTGCACCGCCGGCGGTGAGTATTTCCGCCAACTACCCGGGCGCAGATGCCAAAACGGTGCAGGATACCGTCACGCAGATTATCGAACAGAACATGAACGGTATCGATAACCTGATGTACATGTCCTCCACCAGTGATTCCTCTGGTAGCGTCACCATTACCCTGACGTTTGAATCCGGCACCGATCCTGACATCGCGCAGGTTCAGGTCCAGAACAAACTGTCGTTGGCCACCCCGTTGCTGCCGCAAGAAGTTCAGCAACAGGGCCTGAAAGTAGAAAAATCCAGCAGCAGCTTCCTGATGGTGGCCGGCTTCGTTTCCGACGATCCGAACATGACTCAGGACGATATTGCGGACTACGTTGCGTCCAACATCAAGGATCCGATCAGCCGTTCGTCCGGCGTGGGTGAAGTGCAGCTGTTCGGTGCCCAGTACGCGATGCGTATCTGGCTGGATCCGAACAAGCTGAACAACTACCAGCTGACGACCACGGACGTGACCTCCGCCATCACCGAGCAGAACAACCAGATCGCCGCAGGCCAGCTGGGCGGCCTGCCGCCGGTACCGGGGCAGCAGTTGAACGCCTCGATCATCGCGCAGACCCGTCTGACTTCGCCGGAAGAGTTCGGCAAGATCCTGCTGAAGGTGAATACCGACGGTTCCCAGGTACGCCTGCGCGACGTCGCTCACATCGAGCGCGGCGCGGAAAGCTATGCCGTTACCGCTCGCTATAACGGTAAGCCTGCCGCCGGTCTGGGTATCAAACTGGCAACCGGCGCCAACGCCTTGAACACCGCCAAAGGTGTGAAAGACGAGCTGGCCAAGATGACGCCATTCTTCCCGCAAGGGATGAAAGTGGTTTATCCGTACGACACCACCCCGTTCGTTAAGATCTCCATCAACGAAGTGGTGAAAACGCTGATCGAAGCCATCATCCTGGTATTCCTGGTGATGTATCTGTTCCTGCAGAACTTCCGCGCGACGCTGATCCCAACCATCGCGGTGCCGGTGGTGCTGCTGGGGACCTTTGCGATACTCGCGGCGTTCGGCTTCTCGATAAACACCCTGACGATGTTCGGCATGGTGTTGGCGATCGGCCTGCTGGTGGATGACGCCATCGTGGTGGTGGAAAACGTCGAGCGCGTCATGGCCGAAGAGGGGCTGCCGCCGAAAGAAGCTACCCGTAAATCGATGGGCCAGATTCAGGGCGCGCTGGTGGGTATCGCCATGGTGCTGTCGGCGGTATTCGTGCCGATGGCGTTCTTCGGCGGTTCAACCGGCGCCATCTATCGCCAGTTCTCGATCACCATCGTGTCCGCGATGGCGCTGTCGGTGCTGGTGGCCTTGATCCTGACGCCGGCGCTGTGCGCCACCATGCTCAAACCGATCCCGAAAGGCGATCACGGGGTTAAAACAGGCTTCTTCGGCTGGTTTAACCGCATGTTCGAGAAAAGCACGCATCACTATACCGACAGCGTGGGCAACATCCTGCGCAGCACCGGCCGCTATCTGATCATCTACCTGCTGATCGTGGTTGGCATGGGCCTGCTGTTCCTGCGCCTGCCTTCCTCGTTCCTGCCGGACGAAGATCAGGGCATCCTGTTGACCATGGTGCAGCTGCCTGCCGGCGCCACCGAGTCCCGCACCAACAAAGTGCTGGAAGAAGTCTCCGACTACTTCCTGAACAAGGAAAAGGACAACGTGGTTTCGGTGTTTACCGTCGCGGGCTTCGGCTTCAACGGTAACGGCCAGAACAACGGCCTGGCATTCGTCAGCCTGAAAGACTGGGGCGAGCGTCCAGGGAGCGAGAACAAGGTCGAAGCGATTGCGGGTCGCGCCATGGGCGCATTCTCGCAGATTAAAGAAGGCCTGGTATTCCCGTTCAACCTGCCGGCGATCATCGAACTCGGTACCGCAACCGGCTTCGACTTCGAGCTGATTGACCAGGGCGGCCTGGGGCACGAGAAACTGACCGAAGCGCGTAACCAGCTGTTGGGCATGGTTGCTCAACATCCGGACGTGCTGGTGGGCGTGCGCCCGAACGGCCTGGAAGATACGCCGCAGTTCAAACTGATCGTCGATCAGGAGAAAGCCAAGGCGCTGGGCGTCAGCATCACCACCATCAACAGCACGCTGAGCACCGCGCTGGGCGGCTCGTACGTCAACGACTTCATCGACCGCGGTCGTGTGAAGAAGGTATACGTACAGGCCGACGCGCCGTTCCGTATGCTGCCGGAAGACATCAACAAGTGGTACGTGCGCGGTACAAGCGGCCAAATGGTGCCATTCTCCGCCTTCTCTTCGGCGAAATGGGAATATGGCTCACCGCGCCTGGAACGCTATAACGGCTTGCCGTCGATGGAAATTCTGGGCCAGGCTGCACCGGGCAAGAGTACCGGTGAAGCGATGAACCTGATGGAACAGTTGGCGTCCAAACTGCCAAGCGGCATCGGTTACGACTGGACCGGCATGTCCTATCAGGAACGTCTGTCGGGCAACCAGGCGCCGGCGCTGTACGCCATCTCGATTCTGGTGGTGTTCCTGTGTCTGGCGGCGCTGTATGAAAGCTGGTCCGTGCCGTTCTCGGTCATGCTGGTATTGCCGCTGGGGGTTATCGGTGCGTTGCTGGCCGCGACGATGCGCGGCATGAACAACGACGTGTACTTCCAGGTGGGGCTGCTGACCACCATCGGTCTATCGGCGAAGAACGCCATCTTGATCGTGGAATTCGCCAAGGATCTGATGGAGAAAGAAGGCAAAGGCCTGATCGAAGCGACGTTGGAAGCGGTGCGTATGCGTCTGCGTCCAATCCTGATGACGTCTCTGGCCTTCATCCTCGGGGTTCTGCCGCTGGTTATCAGCAGCGGTGCGGGCTCCGGCGCACAGAACGCGGTAGGTACCGGCGTAATGGGCGGGATGATCACCGCCACCGTCTTGGCGATCTTCTTCGTACCGGTGTTCTTCGTGGTGGTTCGCCGCCGCTTCAGCAAGAAGAACGAAGACCTGGAACACAGCCATCCGGTAGAGCACCACTGA
- the rsmS gene encoding pleiotropic regulatory protein RsmS produces MSLENASPELQLAVDLIYLLECNEIDPATALAALDIVKRDYQEKLQRAGVTSPYLPAGQ; encoded by the coding sequence ATGTCTCTGGAAAACGCCTCACCCGAACTGCAGCTGGCGGTAGACTTAATTTACCTGCTGGAATGCAACGAGATCGATCCGGCCACCGCGCTGGCGGCGCTGGATATCGTCAAACGGGATTATCAGGAAAAACTGCAGCGCGCCGGCGTCACCTCTCCCTATCTGCCTGCCGGACAGTAA
- the sdeX gene encoding multidrug efflux RND transporter periplasmic adaptor subunit SdeX translates to MNKNRGLTPLAAVLMLSGSLVLTGCNDKETQQQGAQQQAPEVGVVTLKAEPLNITTDLPGRTAAYRIAEVRPQVSGIILKRNFVEGSDIKAGTSLYQIDPATYQASYDSAKGDLAKAQASASIARVTVNRYKPLLGTSYISKQDYDNAVSTLQQADAAVVAAKAAVETARINLAYTKVTSPISGRIGKSAVTEGALVSNGQATALSTVQQLDPMYVDVTQSSTDFLRLKQELASGALKQENGKAKVKLLLENGTEYAQEGTLEFSDVTVDETTGSITIRALFPNPNDTLLPGMFVRARLDEGVRSDALLVPQQGVTRNPRGEATALVVGADDKVELRTLKADQAIGDKWLVTDGLKAGDRVIVSGLMKVHPGAQVKVQEVDTQAQKQPQSEAQKS, encoded by the coding sequence ATGAACAAAAACAGAGGGTTAACGCCTCTGGCGGCCGTTCTGATGCTTTCAGGCAGCTTAGTGCTAACAGGATGTAACGATAAAGAAACCCAACAGCAAGGCGCCCAACAACAGGCGCCTGAAGTGGGCGTAGTCACCTTGAAGGCCGAGCCTCTCAACATCACTACCGATCTTCCTGGCCGCACCGCTGCGTATCGTATCGCCGAAGTTCGCCCTCAGGTCAGCGGCATCATCCTGAAGCGCAACTTCGTTGAAGGCAGCGATATCAAGGCCGGGACGTCTCTGTACCAAATCGATCCCGCCACCTATCAAGCCAGCTACGACAGCGCGAAAGGCGATTTGGCCAAAGCACAGGCCAGCGCTTCCATCGCACGCGTGACGGTAAACCGCTACAAGCCATTGCTGGGTACCAGCTACATCAGCAAGCAGGACTACGACAACGCCGTCTCCACCCTGCAGCAGGCGGATGCCGCCGTGGTGGCCGCCAAGGCCGCCGTGGAAACCGCGCGCATCAACCTGGCGTACACCAAGGTGACCTCCCCGATCTCCGGCCGCATCGGCAAGTCCGCCGTGACCGAAGGCGCGCTGGTCAGCAACGGCCAGGCGACCGCCCTGTCCACCGTGCAGCAGCTGGATCCGATGTATGTCGACGTCACCCAGTCGAGCACCGACTTCCTGCGCCTGAAGCAAGAGTTGGCCAGCGGCGCGCTGAAGCAGGAAAACGGCAAGGCTAAAGTGAAACTGCTGCTGGAAAACGGCACCGAATACGCACAGGAAGGCACGCTGGAATTCTCCGACGTCACCGTCGACGAGACCACCGGCTCCATCACCATTCGCGCCCTGTTCCCTAACCCGAACGATACGCTGCTGCCGGGCATGTTCGTGCGCGCCCGTCTGGACGAAGGCGTGCGCAGCGATGCGCTGCTGGTGCCTCAGCAAGGCGTCACCCGCAACCCGCGCGGCGAAGCGACGGCGTTGGTGGTAGGGGCAGACGACAAAGTTGAGCTGCGCACGCTGAAGGCGGACCAGGCGATTGGCGACAAATGGCTGGTTACCGATGGCCTGAAAGCCGGCGATCGCGTGATCGTCTCCGGCCTGATGAAAGTGCATCCGGGCGCGCAGGTAAAAGTGCAGGAAGTTGACACTCAGGCGCAAAAACAGCCGCAGTCTGAAGCGCAGAAGTCATAA